A stretch of the Glycine soja cultivar W05 chromosome 13, ASM419377v2, whole genome shotgun sequence genome encodes the following:
- the LOC114381920 gene encoding ADP-ribosylation factor 1-like, whose protein sequence is MGLVFTKLFSSLFGNKEARILVLGLDNAGKTTILYRLQMGEVVSTIPTIGFNVETVQYNNIKFQVWDLGGQTSIRPYWRCYFPNTQAIIYVVDSSDVDRLVIAKEEFHAILEEEELKGAVVLIFANKQDLPGALDDAAVTEALELHKIKNRQWAIFKTSAIKGEGLFEGLDWLSNTLKSGGG, encoded by the exons ATGGGATTAGTGTTTACCAAATTGTTTTCCTCTCTTTTCGGTAACAAGGAAGCTCGAATCCTCGTTCTCGGCCTCGACAATGCCGGCAAAACCACTATTCTCT ATCGGCTTCAGATGGGCGAAGTTGTCTCCACCATTCCAA CAATTGGGTTTAATGTCGAAACAGTGCAGTATAACAACATTAAATTTCAAGTCTGGGATTTAG GTGGGCAAACAAGTATCAG GCCATATTGGAGGTGTTACTTTCCAAATACTCAAGCAATAATCTATGTTGTTGATTCAAGTGACGTTGATAGGCTTGTGATAGCTAAGGAGGAGTTCCATGCAATTTTGGAG GAGGAAGAACTAAAAGGTGCAGTTGTTCTCATTTTCGCAAACAAGCAG GACCTTCCTGGTGCACTTGATGATGCTGCAGTGACCGAGGCTCTAGAGTTACACAAGATCAAAAATCGCCAATGGGCTATTTTTAAAACTTCTGCCATAAAAGGAGAAGGACTTTTTGAGGGCCTTGACT
- the LOC114381247 gene encoding pathogenesis-related protein PR-1-like — translation MKHCISKHFLSCFALFLLLVATTYATVVPTTTQKPPRSFANQFLIPQNAARAVLRLRPLVWDSKLAHYAQWYANQRRNDCALEHSNGPYGENIFWGSGTGWKPAQAVSAWVEERQWYNYWHNSCANGQMCGHYTQIVWSTTRKIGCASVVCSGGKGTFMTCNYDPPGNYYGERPY, via the coding sequence ATGAAGCATTGCATCTCAAAACATTTTCTAAGTTGTTTCGCTTTGTTTCTGTTGCTAGTCGCAACAACCTATGCCACTGTTGTCCCTACCACCACCCAAAAGCCACCAAGAAGCTTTGCAAACCAATTCCTCATCCCCCAGAACGCGGCACGTGCGGTGCTGAGGCTGCGGCCATTGGTGTGGGACTCCAAATTAGCACACTACGCGCAATGGTATGCCAACCAGAGGCGCAACGATTGTGCCCTAGAGCACTCCAACGGACCTTACGGTGAGAACATTTTCTGGGGCAGTGGCACGGGGTGGAAGCCAGCACAAGCTGTTAGTGCATGGGTTGAAGAGCGCCAATGGTACAATTATTGGCACAATTCTTGTGCCAATGGACAGATGTGTGGACATTACACTCAGATTGTGTGGAGCACCACCAGAAAAATTGGTTGCGCTAGCGTTGTTTGCTCTGGTGGTAAGGGCACCTTCATGACTTGCAACTATGATCCTCCTGGGAACTACTATGGAGAAAGACCTTactga
- the LOC114381919 gene encoding pathogenesis-related protein PR-1-like encodes MKAHLVLFLLMILVTFTSNVNTLSINPKSNSSIPQLTQQKRPDNETIYRVSKQLCWGCIAESLEFLFRHNLVRAAKWELPLMWDFQLEQYARWWAGQRKADCKLEHSFPEDGFKLGENIYWGSGSAWTPSDAVRAWADEEKYYTYATNTCVPGQMCGHYTQIVWKSTRRIGCARVVCDDGDVFMTCNYDPVGNYVGERPY; translated from the coding sequence ATGAAAGCCCATTTGGTCCTTTTCTTGCTCATGATTCTTGTCACCTTCACTAGCAATGTTAACACTCTCTCGATTAATCCCAAATCTAACTCTTCAATTCCTCAATTGACCCAACAGAAAAGGCCTGACAATGAGACCATATATAGGGTGTCAAAGCAGCTATGTTGGGGTTGCATTGCGGAGTCACTAGAGTTTTTGTTCAGGCACAACTTGGTGAGAGCAGCCAAGTGGGAACTTCCACTGATGTGGGACTTCCAGCTGGAGCAATACGCGAGGTGGTGGGCTGGTCAAAGGAAAGCAGATTGCAAGCTCGAACATTCTTTCCCAGAAGATGGTTTCAAGCTTGGAGAGAACATTTATTGGGGTAGTGGCTCAGCGTGGACGCCAAGTGATGCTGTAAGAGCATGGGCTGATGAAGAGAAATACTACACCTACGCCACTAATACCTGTGTGCCAGGTCAGATGTGTGGCCATTACACTCAAATAGTATGGAAGAGCACCCGAAGAATTGGATGTGCTCGGGTTGTATGTGATGATGGAGATGTCTTCATGACTTGTAATTATGACCCTGTGGGCAATTATGTTGGAGAGCGACCCTATTAG